From the genome of Synergistetes bacterium HGW-Synergistetes-1, one region includes:
- a CDS encoding RND transporter — MTASALLAALFVGSFFHINLGPEVKAPDPYDIPTAYVITLSNDVRKEQTIDGVRPDYAWWTSFNEPVLEKCINEAFSQNRDLESALARVQQARAVFKETRGNQRPNIGVEIDTTRAYTKVGTTDTLNEQNILYGLGAANYEADLWGKLQKATRAAKESILASESAKNTVRLALASQVAKTYFSLRGTDKQLIVARETLETQKKTIALNKILYDNGKISELELRRSESIAASSAVQVSQLEIALGKYENSLLVLMGREPKEFITRDIPRGLTLDELPAPPDVPLGIPADMLRFRPDVKTAEQNYRTALANIGSARAGQYPTLSFDGLIGNPGRAINDPSDLFTGATGWSLAAQVFVPIFNAGKLSARAAQAEAAAQQAWSAYYKTVQTAFEETMNSINTQAKTEEILLLLEEQQKVQKRAYELANIRYTDGMASQIDLLDAERELLSVQLQLESSRADRLNSIVDLYTALGSGWAWRAANDLEKRDLQKPWVNKEKFSE; from the coding sequence ATGACTGCCAGCGCACTGCTAGCTGCTCTTTTTGTAGGCTCTTTTTTCCATATCAACCTGGGACCGGAGGTAAAGGCTCCTGACCCCTACGATATTCCAACAGCCTACGTTATCACCCTCTCAAACGATGTCAGGAAGGAACAGACGATCGATGGAGTCAGACCTGACTACGCATGGTGGACTTCCTTCAACGAACCTGTCCTTGAAAAATGCATCAACGAGGCATTCTCACAAAACAGGGATCTTGAATCCGCACTTGCAAGAGTACAACAAGCAAGGGCAGTTTTCAAAGAGACAAGAGGCAATCAGAGACCCAACATAGGGGTCGAGATCGACACCACCCGTGCATACACAAAGGTAGGAACAACAGACACTCTTAACGAGCAAAACATATTATACGGACTGGGCGCGGCAAACTACGAAGCTGATCTGTGGGGAAAACTCCAGAAGGCTACCAGAGCCGCAAAAGAAAGCATCCTTGCCAGTGAATCCGCCAAAAACACTGTCAGACTGGCACTGGCATCTCAAGTGGCAAAGACATATTTTTCACTCAGAGGCACCGACAAACAGCTGATAGTTGCCAGAGAGACGCTGGAGACCCAGAAAAAGACAATCGCACTCAATAAGATACTTTATGATAACGGCAAGATCAGCGAACTTGAACTTAGAAGGAGCGAATCTATCGCAGCATCTTCAGCAGTACAGGTCAGTCAGCTTGAGATAGCTCTTGGAAAATACGAAAACAGCTTGCTGGTCCTTATGGGCAGGGAACCTAAAGAGTTCATAACAAGAGATATCCCCAGGGGGCTGACACTTGATGAACTGCCCGCGCCTCCCGATGTCCCGCTTGGTATACCTGCAGATATGCTTCGCTTCAGGCCCGATGTAAAAACGGCAGAACAGAATTACAGAACAGCACTCGCCAACATTGGATCGGCAAGAGCGGGACAATACCCAACCCTCTCATTTGACGGACTGATAGGCAATCCCGGCAGGGCAATTAATGATCCTTCTGACCTTTTCACGGGAGCTACAGGCTGGTCACTTGCTGCACAAGTCTTTGTGCCGATATTCAATGCAGGGAAACTCTCTGCAAGGGCAGCACAGGCAGAAGCCGCAGCACAGCAGGCATGGTCTGCTTATTACAAGACTGTCCAGACAGCCTTTGAAGAGACTATGAACTCCATCAATACACAGGCAAAAACCGAAGAGATACTTCTTCTTCTTGAAGAACAGCAGAAAGTTCAGAAGAGGGCGTATGAACTTGCGAATATACGCTACACCGATGGCATGGCAAGCCAGATAGATCTGCTGGACGCAGAGAGAGAACTTCTATCCGTTCAGCTTCAGCTTGAGAGCAGCAGGGCAGACAGACTAAATTCCATCGTCGACCTTTATACAGCTCTTGGAAGCGGATGGGCATGGCGGGCTGCCAATGACCTCGAAAAACGCGATCTGCAAAAACCCTGGGTCAACAAGGAAAAGTTTTCAGAGTAG
- a CDS encoding nitroreductase translates to MEKKFFEAVKTRRTHYGLTKDKIVSEDKILEIVREAVTHTPSAFNSQSARVVVLFDAQSDTLWEIVKEELKKIVPEGAFKKTEEKVNGSFKSGYGTILFFEDMKVIEGLQEKFPTYSDNFPIWSNQSAGMHQFVIWTALSAEGLGASLQHYNPVIDSAVKKEWNIPEKWKLLAQMPFGKPIDEPAEKEVMPLDERIKIYR, encoded by the coding sequence GTGGAAAAAAAGTTTTTTGAAGCTGTAAAAACAAGAAGGACACATTACGGGCTTACTAAAGATAAGATCGTCAGCGAAGATAAGATACTGGAGATAGTGAGAGAGGCAGTGACTCATACGCCTTCAGCATTCAATTCACAGAGCGCAAGGGTAGTAGTTCTTTTTGACGCACAGAGCGACACGCTTTGGGAGATAGTTAAGGAGGAGCTGAAGAAGATCGTTCCGGAAGGAGCCTTCAAAAAAACAGAGGAAAAGGTAAACGGGTCATTCAAAAGCGGTTACGGTACGATCCTTTTCTTCGAGGACATGAAGGTCATCGAAGGGCTTCAGGAAAAATTCCCCACCTACAGTGACAATTTCCCGATATGGTCAAATCAATCGGCGGGGATGCACCAGTTCGTAATATGGACAGCATTGTCCGCAGAGGGGCTGGGGGCATCGCTTCAGCATTACAATCCGGTAATCGACAGCGCCGTAAAAAAAGAATGGAATATTCCTGAAAAATGGAAGTTGCTCGCACAGATGCCCTTCGGCAAACCGATCGACGAACCGGCAGAAAAGGAAGTAATGCCTCTTGATGAGAGAATAAAAATATACAGATAA